Proteins encoded in a region of the Bacillus methanolicus genome:
- a CDS encoding thioredoxin domain-containing protein, which produces MTNEEGAFFSAIDADSEGEEGKYYVWSKEEILDVLGEKDGEFFCKVYDITADGNFEGKNIPNLIHTNIVKTFAEAGLKLAEGKAKLEESRQKLFEKRQERVYPHLDDKILTSWNALMIAGLAKAGQAFQNKDYVEKAEKALRFIEEKLVVNGELMARYRDGESKFNAYLDDWAFLLWALLELYEATFSMEYLDKARNTAEKMKKHFWDELDGGFYFTRSDGEVLIVREKQVYDGALPSGNSAAAVSLLRLGHFTGETKWFDIVDEMHRFFKHDVESYGPGHTFLLQSLLLKEFPMREVVIVGTPEKRSELAGIIQKAYTPELAPLTSNNQEELEKIYERGYAATDSDLTVYICENFTCQQPLNDLKDVLKELKIAND; this is translated from the coding sequence ATGACGAATGAAGAAGGTGCCTTCTTTTCGGCCATTGATGCGGACAGCGAAGGGGAAGAAGGGAAATATTATGTTTGGTCGAAAGAGGAAATTTTAGATGTGCTCGGTGAAAAAGACGGGGAATTTTTCTGCAAGGTTTATGATATAACGGCTGACGGAAACTTTGAAGGGAAAAATATTCCGAACCTCATTCATACGAACATAGTGAAAACCTTTGCTGAAGCCGGGTTGAAACTCGCAGAAGGCAAGGCGAAGCTCGAAGAATCCCGTCAAAAGCTTTTTGAAAAACGACAAGAGCGGGTCTATCCACATCTTGATGATAAAATTTTGACCTCATGGAATGCGTTGATGATTGCCGGACTGGCAAAAGCAGGCCAGGCATTTCAAAATAAAGATTATGTTGAAAAGGCAGAAAAAGCATTGCGGTTTATTGAAGAAAAGTTAGTGGTGAATGGGGAGCTTATGGCCAGATACCGTGACGGCGAATCGAAGTTCAACGCTTATCTCGATGACTGGGCATTTCTTTTATGGGCGTTATTGGAGTTGTATGAAGCAACTTTCTCAATGGAATATTTGGACAAAGCCAGAAATACTGCCGAAAAGATGAAAAAGCATTTTTGGGATGAACTGGATGGCGGTTTTTATTTTACAAGAAGCGACGGGGAAGTATTAATCGTCCGCGAAAAACAAGTGTATGACGGGGCTCTGCCGTCCGGGAACAGTGCAGCGGCTGTCAGCCTTCTTCGGCTTGGCCATTTTACGGGTGAGACGAAATGGTTTGATATAGTGGATGAGATGCATCGTTTCTTCAAACATGACGTGGAATCTTATGGACCAGGCCATACATTTTTGTTGCAAAGCTTGCTCTTGAAAGAGTTTCCGATGCGTGAAGTGGTTATCGTCGGCACACCGGAAAAGCGCAGTGAATTAGCTGGTATCATTCAGAAAGCTTATACTCCGGAACTCGCTCCGTTAACTTCAAATAATCAAGAAGAATTGGAAAAAATTTATGAGAGAGGCTATGCAGCTACCGATTCTGATTTAACTGTTTATATTTGTGAAAACTTTACGTGCCAACAACCTTTGAATGATTTGAAAGATGTG